A genomic stretch from Salvelinus alpinus chromosome 38, SLU_Salpinus.1, whole genome shotgun sequence includes:
- the LOC139566232 gene encoding protein sprouty homolog 2-like, whose protein sequence is METSTQNGSGGGGSAGLLRALRDSGRLHRPHHAQEGQPDPGVNPGQQAPVLSLDQIRITGSSNEYTEGPTVGPIVVPRPPGSLPTQQKNDLVVPLGLETNEQLEPQDPRPNQRNLLPQLQQLPQPTHSTVPPRDALSLSSSTEGSRNSPRTSTGSTSSVPRLLGSPEVSEQIIRTQPKSVELKQEELKPLASTDGGAVVVTVPGGGAPAAREGLLGKHTYRCEDCGRCKCQECMCPRALPACWMCGRRCMCSAQNAVDYGTCACCIKGLFYHCSSDDEDTCADKPFSCSQSHCCVRWSAMGLLSLFLPCLLCYLPAKGCLAACQSCYDRVKRPGCRCKNTNVVHCKSVDCKPT, encoded by the coding sequence ATGGAGACCAGTACTCAAAATGGCAGTGGTGGCGGAGGGTCGGCCGGCTTGCTGCGTGCTCTGCGTGACAGCGGGAGGCTACACCGGCCTCACCATGCCCAGGAAGGGCAGCCCGATCCTGGGGTAAACCCCGGCCAGCAGGCCCCTGTGCTCTCGCTGGACCAGATCAGAATCACCGGGAGCAGTAATGAGTACACAGAGGGACCAACGGTGGGACCCATTGTGGTCCCCAGGCCCCCTGGCTCGTTGCCCACCCAGCAGAAGAACGACCTGGTGGTGCCACTGGGCCTGGAGACCAACGAGCAACTGGAGCCCCAGGACCCCAGACCCAACCAGAGGAACTTACTCCCCCAACTTCAACAACTTCCTCAGCCCACACACTCCACAGTTCCCCCTAGGGATGCCCTATCTCTTTCTTCTAGCACAGAGGGCTCCAGAAACAGCCCGAGGACCAGTACAGGCAGCACGTCTTCCGTGCCGAGGCTCCTGGGTAGCCCGGAGGTTAGCGAACAGATAATCAGGACCCAGCCCAAAAGTGTGGAGCTTAAACAGGAGGAATTGAAGCCCCTGGCGAGTACGGacggaggggcggtggtggtcacGGTGCCCGGTGGTGGTGCCCCCGCCGCTAGGGAGGGGCTGCTGGGTAAACACACCTACCGCTGTGAGGACTGTGGTCGGTGCAAGTGCCAGGAGTGCATGTGCCCGCGCGCCCTGCCCGCCTGCTGGATGTGCGGCCGGCGGTGCATGTGCTCGGCGCAGAACGCGGTGGACTACGGGACTTGCGCGTGCTGCATCAAGGGCCTGTTCTATCACTGCTCCAGTGACGACGAGGATACATGCGCCGACAAGCCCTTCTCCTGCAGCCAGTCGCACTGCTGCGTGCGCTGGTCGGCTATGGGTCTCCTTTCCCTGTTCCTACCCTGTCTCTTGTGCTACCTCCCAGCTAAAGGGTGTCTCGCCGCATGCCAGAGCTGCTATGACCGCGTCAAGCGACCGGGGTGCCGGTGTAAGAACACTAACGTTGTCCACTGTAAGAGCGTTGACTGTAAGCCAACGTAA